DNA from Mucilaginibacter mallensis:
GGAAAGGCCCGTGGGCATGGCATCGCCGGGTTTTCATTTACAACATCTGACTGGCGTACTGGACAGATTGTTTACGTATGCCAAAGGCGAACAGCTTACCCAGCAGCAACTGGATTACCTGGCATCAGAAGGGAAAGACCAGCAACAGAATGTGCAAACCCTGCTTAATAATTTTAACCATCAGGTTGATAGGGCCATAAAACAACTAGGTGAAACAGATGAAACAACCCTAACTGAAACCCGCGGTGTAGGCAGGGCGCAAATTCCATCAACAGTTATAGGTCTGCTGGTCCATTCTGCGGAGCATACCATGAGGCATACAGGGCAGTTGCTGGTAACGGCGAGGATTTTAGTATCAAGTAGCTCTTTTTAGTATCAAGTAGCTAGTATCAGGTATCAAGATAAAAAGAAAAAGCTTGGGAACGTGCGATTCCCGCCCCTGGGAGGGGCAGGGAGGGGTTTCTTGAACTTTGCTAAACCAGGCGCAGAAACCCCTCCCTGCCACAACACATCCAGCCGCACCCCTCCCAGGGGAGGGAATTATAAAAACACTCTGTCTTGATACCTGATACTAGCTACTTGATACTATTTTCCGGTACAAAATGCCAAACCCTATCGCTGATACTAAACATATCACACCCATTATCCACCATAACAGGCTAAAACCACCATGTGCAATTAATTGCGCGCCTATGGTTGGTGCTAAAACCTGGGCTGTTGACCATGCCATGGTGTACAGACCGGCATATTCGCCGCGGTTATTGTTGTTGGTACGGGTTATCCAGAAGGAGTTCATGAATGGCATGGAAAACATTTCGCCGAAGGTGATGAATAGCATTGCCACTATACCTGATAATATATTGGGAGGCATTACATTGAGCAATACGAAGCCGATACCTACCAATATTACACCTGCGCTGATATAATTTAATGGGTGACGACGGCCCTCCAATCTATGGATGAGGATCATCTCTATAAATACGATCAGCAACCCGTTTAACGACATCAGGAAACCAATAGTGCGTTCATTAAGTAGCCATTGCGTTTTATAAAATACCGGCTGCATAGTGAACAACTGGAAAAAACATCCGGCAAAAAGTATCACTAAGCCAATAAATACAAGGTATACGGTGTCTTTATAAGCTGATGATGTATCAGTGATTGCTGTTTTATTCTTTACAGCTTTAACAATATGCGAGCGTGGTATAAGTTTTAGCAGCATAAGTGCCGCCAGGATATTAGTACAGCCATCCACCCAAAAAAGTGAATGGTAACTATAGGCAGCCAAAAAACCACCCAATGCAGCGCCTACCGACCAGCCCAGGTTAACTGCCAAACGGTTGAGCGAATAGGAGCGTGTCTTATTTTCATCGGTACTGTAATAGGCTATGGCTGATGAGTTTGCAGGCCTGAACGATTCATTGCAAAAACTCAATACAAAAGCACCGGCACCTACGGTTAAAAATGTATGTTGATAGCCTAAGATGAGGAAAAGTATACCACCGCTTAGTAGGGCGAAGATCTGCAAATCGTAAAAGCCGAACTTGTCTGTTAATTTACCGCCAATAAATGCGCCGCAGATGGAGCCCAACCCAAACAGCGCCATAATATAACCTGCCTGTATAATGGTAAAGTGTAACTGGTGGATGCAGTAAATGGTCATGAAAGGGATGACCATGGTTCCGCTCCGGTTTATGAGCATCACCAGACATAGATACCAGCTATTGCGTGATAAACCTGTGTAAGCTTTTTTGTAGAGTTGGATAGGAGAGGTCATGGTTATTTAATATGCAGATGTGCGGATGTGCATATGTGCAGATGAAATACATAGTTATTTGATTTTAAGCATACAATTTTAAGCATTTGCACATCCGCACATCTGCATATTTGCACATCTTAAATCAACTTTGAATTTTTGTTTCTTAAATAATGATCGGCTAAAACCAGTGCGGCCATAGCTTCAACAATAGGGACGGCGCGGGGTACTACACAAGGATCATGGCGACCCTTGCCCGATATTTCGGCTGCATTGCCTTCGCTATCAATAGTGGCCTGGGCCTGCATTATGGTAGCCACCGGCTTAAATGCAACTCTGAACTCTATCGGCATGCCATTGCTGATACCGCCTTGTATACCGCCCGAGAAGTTGGTAATGGTAGCAATATCGCCAACATTGTTCTTGACAAATATGTCGTTATGCTCCGAGCCGCGCATTTCGCTGCCGGCAAAGCCCGAACCAAATTCAAAGCCGTGTACGGCATTGATGCTCAGCATGGCTTTACCCAGCTCGGCGTGCAGTTTATCAAAAACAGGTTCGCCCAAGCCAACCGGGCAGTTTTTTACATAGCAGGTAACTTTACCGCCAACGGTATCGCCCTGCTTGCGGATGCTATCGATATACTCGATCATTTCCTCAGCAGTGGCCGGATCAGCACAGCGCACGATGTTCTTTTCACGGTCATTAATGAATTCCTGTACATCCTTTATCTCCACGTTTGGCGCATCTATTTTGCCTACGCTGCTCACATGGGCCACTATCTCAATCCCCTGACTTTTAAGCAATAGTTTGGCTAAAGCACCTGCCGCAACACGTGCCGCGGTTTCGCGGGCGGATGAGCGGCCACCGCCACGGTGATCACGAATCCCGTATTTGGTTTGGTAAGTATAATCAGCATGCGAAGGACGGAAAACATCCACATTGTGGGTGTAATCCTTTGAGCGCTGGTCTTCATTCGGTATCAGCATAGCGATTGGTGTACCGGTTGTTTTACCTTCAAATACGCCTGAAAGTATCTTAACCGTATCGCTCTCCTTACGCTGGGTAGTTATTTTAGACTGACCGGGTTTACGCTTGTCCAGCTCACCCTGGATATAATCCAGATCGACCGTTAACTGCGACGGGCAGCCATCAATAATTACGCCTATAGCTTCACCATGTGATTCGCCAAAAGTTGTTATCCTGAATAATTGCCCGAATGAATTGCCTGCCATGATGTTTTTAGATGTGCAGATCTGCAAATATGCAAATGTGCGGATGTTTATAATTTAATTCGTCATTGCGAGGCTCGAAGCAATCCCTGATTAGCAGAGCCGCCCTGTATTGTTTAGGGATTGCTTCGTACCTCGCAATGACGCTTAGGTTTATTGTTGTTTTGGTAGATGTCATGCTGAGCGCTAGTCGAAGCATGCGGGCAAAGGCCTCTACGCTCATGCTTCGAGTGCCTCAGCATGACACCCTTTTTAAAAGCCTTTCAGCTTTAACCTTTATGCTTTTTGCTCAACCTCAAACCCTATCTTTTCCAGATCACTCCAGAAAGCCGGGTATGATTTCTCTACCACCTTTGCATCTTCAATCTCCACCTGTGGTATCAGCAAAGCTAAAGGCGCAAAAGCCATAGCCATGCGGTGATCTTCATAAGTGTTGATGAAAATACGCTCAGGGATGAATTTTTCGCTGCAATCCAATTTGTAAAGTAACCCTTTTTCAATCAGTTTTACGCCGATTTTGGCCAGCTCATTTTGCAGAGCCTTAACACGGTCGGTTTCCTTGATCTTTAAGGTTTCCAGGCCGGTAAAAGTAGCCTCATGACCTAATGCAGCACAAACTACGATGATGGTTTGCGCCAGATCAGGGCATTCCTTCAAGTCGAATATTTTACGGGAAAGCGGTTTTGCTTCTTTTAACAAATGCACACCGCCATCCTTAAACTGCGATGTGATGCCAAAATTAGCCATGATCTCGGTGATAACGCTATCGCCCTGTAGGCTGTATTGCGTTAGTCCGGGCAGGAACAATTCGGCTTCATCGGCCAATGCAGCTATTGAGTACCAGTATGATGCAGCGCTCCAGTCAGGTTCAACCGGTAATATTGTTGTTGCAAACTCCTGGTGTGAAATTGTGATGACATTGCCTTCCCATGTGTGTTGTATCTTTGCCTGCTCCAGCATAGCTAAAGTCATTTGTACATAAGGGCGCGATGTTAAATCACCCTCAATATGTAATTCCAAACCTAAAGGCAGCCGGGCAGCAATGAGCAACAGTGCGGTAATATACTGACTGCTGATGTTGCCTTTTATACTGATCTTACTAGTTAGCTGCTCGAAGCTGCCTTTAAGTTTTATGGGAGGGAAGCCCTCCTTTTCTACGTACTCAATATGCGCTCCTAACTGGCGCAACGCATCCACCAACACACCGATAGGCCTTTGTTTCATCCTTTCGCTGCCCGTCAAAATCACCTCATCATCCTGCAAAGTAAAATAGGCCGTTAAAAAGCGCATAGCAGTGCCGGCAGGGCCGATGTTTACGAGTCTTAAGTCTTGAGTATCTAGTCCTGAGTCGGTATTTTGACTTTTGACTTTTGACTTTTGACTTAAAACTTCCATTAAAGTCACCGTATCTGCTGCGTCTGAAATATTTTCAACCTTTACCTTGCCATTGCTCAGGGCTTCAATAACCAATGCACGGTTGCATTCGCTTTTTGAGCCTGTTAATTGCACGGTACCATTTGCCGTTTTGCTTTTTTTACTCAGGATGATGTTCTGCTCCATATCTGTTTCGATGTATAATCGAAGTTATTAGTATTCAAATTACGCTTTTACCCCCTCTGTCTCCTCCGTCGATACTTCCCCCTAAAAACAGGGGGAGAATCTACCGGATAGCCTGGTTGATTAAGCGTGTGTAAGTTGTTCTGCAGGAGGTGTTTCCTGGCCTTTGTTCATTACTTCTGTTTGTTTACGGATAGATTCGCTGTGTAATAATTCCATCAGTTTCTCAGTAAACTCAGCGCTTAACTTTAATGCTTTTGCATAAGTTGTGCGTTTGTTCAATATCTCGTCCCAACGGTTAACCTGTAAAATGGTGATGCCGTTATCTTTTTTGTATTGACCGATCTTTTCAGCGATCTGCATACGCTCAGCAACCTTCTGTATAACCAGGTCGTCAATTTTATCAATCTGGCTACGTAGTTCAGCTAATTTATCTTTTACTCCGGCATCACGTACTTCTGGTTTGCGCAGGGTTAAGTGATCAATAATTTCAACCAAAGCCGCAGGGGTAACCTGTTGTGCAGCATCTGTCCAGGCAACTGAAGGGTCAATATGTGATTCGATCATTAAGCCTTGCATATCCAAATCCAAAGCTTTTTGTGAAACGTAACCAATTAATGAACGATTACCTGTAATGTGGCTTGGGTCATTGATCATTGGCAGGTGCGGTGCCAAAGTTTTTAAGTGGATAGCGATATCCCACATTGGTTCGTTACGGAAAGCAGATTTTTCGTATGATGAGAAACCGCGGTGTATAGCAGCCAGTTTAGTGATACCTGCATTGTTAATACGTTCCAAAGCACCTATCCATAATGAAAGATCAGGGTTTACCGGGTTTTTAACCATTACAGGTACATCAACACCTTTAAGGGCATCAGCAATTTCCTGTACGGTGAAAGGGTTCGCAGTTGAGCGTGCACCTACCCAAAGAATATCAACACCTGCCTTTAAAGCTTCTTCAACGTGTTTTGCTGTTGCAACTTCAACTGCGGTTGGTAAGCCAGTTTCATCTTTAGCGCGTTTTAACCATTCTAAACCTATGCTGCCGATACCCTCAAACTCTCCGGGACGGGTACGTGGTTTCCAGATACCTGCACGTAAAGCGCTGATCTTACCGGTTGCGGCTAATAAATGAGCTGTGGCTACCAGCTGTTCTTCTGTTTCGGCACTGCATGGGCCCGCTATTACAAGAGGTTCCTTACCTGTTTTAATCCAGGATTCAAGTGGCTG
Protein-coding regions in this window:
- a CDS encoding DinB family protein — protein: MANKNKAEVWLRGPLEGIPPLLQPVAHALLQAREEINGLMNNFPDKLLWERPVGMASPGFHLQHLTGVLDRLFTYAKGEQLTQQQLDYLASEGKDQQQNVQTLLNNFNHQVDRAIKQLGETDETTLTETRGVGRAQIPSTVIGLLVHSAEHTMRHTGQLLVTARILVSSSSF
- a CDS encoding MDR family MFS transporter; protein product: MTSPIQLYKKAYTGLSRNSWYLCLVMLINRSGTMVIPFMTIYCIHQLHFTIIQAGYIMALFGLGSICGAFIGGKLTDKFGFYDLQIFALLSGGILFLILGYQHTFLTVGAGAFVLSFCNESFRPANSSAIAYYSTDENKTRSYSLNRLAVNLGWSVGAALGGFLAAYSYHSLFWVDGCTNILAALMLLKLIPRSHIVKAVKNKTAITDTSSAYKDTVYLVFIGLVILFAGCFFQLFTMQPVFYKTQWLLNERTIGFLMSLNGLLIVFIEMILIHRLEGRRHPLNYISAGVILVGIGFVLLNVMPPNILSGIVAMLFITFGEMFSMPFMNSFWITRTNNNNRGEYAGLYTMAWSTAQVLAPTIGAQLIAHGGFSLLWWIMGVICLVSAIGFGILYRKIVSSS
- the aroC gene encoding chorismate synthase, whose translation is MAGNSFGQLFRITTFGESHGEAIGVIIDGCPSQLTVDLDYIQGELDKRKPGQSKITTQRKESDTVKILSGVFEGKTTGTPIAMLIPNEDQRSKDYTHNVDVFRPSHADYTYQTKYGIRDHRGGGRSSARETAARVAAGALAKLLLKSQGIEIVAHVSSVGKIDAPNVEIKDVQEFINDREKNIVRCADPATAEEMIEYIDSIRKQGDTVGGKVTCYVKNCPVGLGEPVFDKLHAELGKAMLSINAVHGFEFGSGFAGSEMRGSEHNDIFVKNNVGDIATITNFSGGIQGGISNGMPIEFRVAFKPVATIMQAQATIDSEGNAAEISGKGRHDPCVVPRAVPIVEAMAALVLADHYLRNKNSKLI
- the aroA gene encoding 3-phosphoshikimate 1-carboxyvinyltransferase; this translates as MEQNIILSKKSKTANGTVQLTGSKSECNRALVIEALSNGKVKVENISDAADTVTLMEVLSQKSKVKSQNTDSGLDTQDLRLVNIGPAGTAMRFLTAYFTLQDDEVILTGSERMKQRPIGVLVDALRQLGAHIEYVEKEGFPPIKLKGSFEQLTSKISIKGNISSQYITALLLIAARLPLGLELHIEGDLTSRPYVQMTLAMLEQAKIQHTWEGNVITISHQEFATTILPVEPDWSAASYWYSIAALADEAELFLPGLTQYSLQGDSVITEIMANFGITSQFKDGGVHLLKEAKPLSRKIFDLKECPDLAQTIIVVCAALGHEATFTGLETLKIKETDRVKALQNELAKIGVKLIEKGLLYKLDCSEKFIPERIFINTYEDHRMAMAFAPLALLIPQVEIEDAKVVEKSYPAFWSDLEKIGFEVEQKA
- a CDS encoding bifunctional 3-deoxy-7-phosphoheptulonate synthase/chorismate mutase type II translates to MKLDLNIQPLESWIKTGKEPLVIAGPCSAETEEQLVATAHLLAATGKISALRAGIWKPRTRPGEFEGIGSIGLEWLKRAKDETGLPTAVEVATAKHVEEALKAGVDILWVGARSTANPFTVQEIADALKGVDVPVMVKNPVNPDLSLWIGALERINNAGITKLAAIHRGFSSYEKSAFRNEPMWDIAIHLKTLAPHLPMINDPSHITGNRSLIGYVSQKALDLDMQGLMIESHIDPSVAWTDAAQQVTPAALVEIIDHLTLRKPEVRDAGVKDKLAELRSQIDKIDDLVIQKVAERMQIAEKIGQYKKDNGITILQVNRWDEILNKRTTYAKALKLSAEFTEKLMELLHSESIRKQTEVMNKGQETPPAEQLTHA